The window ACTCTTATAGAAACCATACCCCAGAAATTTTATTTTCCCTGCATATGATACAATCGTCTTTTCCCGGTTCACTTTTAAGAACAACTTCTTCTCTATATACGGTATGATATGGGTAAGTGTCTGCTTTGCACTTGCTTTACTTTTGCAAAATATCACCATATCGTCCGCATAGCGGACGAAACGGTGCCCTCTATTCCTTAGTTCCTGGTCCAGTTCATTTAGCATGATATTTCCACAAAGAGGACTAAGCGGTCCTCCCTGTGGTACACCGATTCCTGTTTCCTCGAACTTTTCACACCATACTGCTCCTGCCTTTAGATATTTATGGATCAGGGATATCACCCTTCCATCTTTGATATCCCTTGACAGGACTTGTATAAGTTTGCTCTGGTTCACAGTATCGAAAAACTTTTCCAGGTCCATATCTACCGTCCAAATATACCCTTCTTCCAGATATGTCTGGCACTTTAACAGGGCATCATGGGCACTCTTTCCCGGTCTGAATCCGTAACTCGTTTCCACAAATTTCTCTTCATATATGGGCGTTAATATCTGGGCAATTGCCTGTTGAATGACACGGTCTACTGCTGTTGGTATTCCCAGTTTTCTTTTCTTCCCGTTTTCTTTGGGTATCTCTACCCTCCTTACCGGGGCTGGCTGATAGGTTCCTGCCAGTATGGATTTCCTTATTTTATCGCCATTGTCTTTTAGATACTGTAAAAGTTCATTTACTTCCATTCCATCGACTCCGCCTGCTCCCTTATTCCGTTTCACTCGTTGGTATGCACGGTTTAAGTTTTCATTACTGACGATTATTTCCAGCAATCCATCTACTTTTCTGTCGGCGTTGGTGGCGTTGCTTTCAGTTATCCTCTTGTCAATAAGCGCTCCGCCATTCTCTTCGTGTTCCGCACTATCCCTCCGGCGGCAGCCATTGCTACAGCAATGTTTTGTGCTTTCTCTTTTCTCGACTTCGGTAACATTCATTTACTCCCACCTCCTAAAGTTCCACCCTTCCCATACCCGTCGACTGGCATGGTACTATGGTTTCTGCTGACTTCTCACGATAAATCTTATTTCAACCGTCGTTCGTAAAAAAAAACTCTCCACGTCCGTGAGATCTCCCCGGGTACTCGCATGCTCTTTCTCTCCATCTATCTGCCTTATTTACTGCAAATGGTTCCGTGTAGTTATTGGGCTTTGGCTTGTTTGGCAACCTTACCCCCATTTACAGCCTGATAAGATTTCTATTCGTCAGACCAGAGATTTGCCTCCACCTTCCTTCAGATTCGTTCTCACGGACGACACCCTTGGTCTTGGCTATATCCTTCCCACTACCGGGCGGATTCGAGACTTGCACTCATTAGAACATGCGCCCGCCGGGCACACCAAAAATAAACCGTCAAACTTCATATCGAAATTTGACGGTTTATTTGATGACATTAACAGGAATTGTGATATCGGTTCCTTATGAAGGCAGAACCGATATATTTTTTTATCATATCTGTATTTTTAAAACTAATTACCTGCGTGGCAGGGCGTGAATCGCTCCGCCAATGCATTCCTCCAGCGCTTCTCCTACCGATTCATTATAGGTGGGATGAGCCCGCATAGCTTTTAAAAGCTGCTCTGCAGTTAGCTTATTAGTAATAGCAGTTCCCATCTCACCGATCATATCCGTAGCTCTGGCGCACATCATCTGCGCTCCCAGTAATACGCCGGTCTCCTTATCTGTTACAACCTTAACAAAGCCTCTCTCTTCTTTTGTTATAAATGATTTGCTGTTGCCATGGGTTAAAAATTTTCCTGTAAGGGTCTCAATTCCCTTTTCCTTTGCTTCGTCTTCCGTGATTCCCACGCAT of the Lacrimispora indolis DSM 755 genome contains:
- the ltrA gene encoding group II intron reverse transcriptase/maturase, with protein sequence MNVTEVEKRESTKHCCSNGCRRRDSAEHEENGGALIDKRITESNATNADRKVDGLLEIIVSNENLNRAYQRVKRNKGAGGVDGMEVNELLQYLKDNGDKIRKSILAGTYQPAPVRRVEIPKENGKKRKLGIPTAVDRVIQQAIAQILTPIYEEKFVETSYGFRPGKSAHDALLKCQTYLEEGYIWTVDMDLEKFFDTVNQSKLIQVLSRDIKDGRVISLIHKYLKAGAVWCEKFEETGIGVPQGGPLSPLCGNIMLNELDQELRNRGHRFVRYADDMVIFCKSKASAKQTLTHIIPYIEKKLFLKVNREKTIVSYAGKIKFLGYGFYKSRLGFRMRVHGKSKEKMKAKVKELTSRRNIQSYEEWKRKMKQFIVGWINYYKLADMENLLKETDEWMRRRIRMVFWKCWKRVKTRYRNLESLGISKTNAGILANTRKGYWRTASSPILKAALTNQRIEKDGFQFFNSYYKSVIA